The proteins below come from a single Parazoarcus communis genomic window:
- the brxL gene encoding protease Lon-related BREX system protein BrxL: protein MTTEVTDNRSLDTLLNTHFTGKVVRKDLTKLIKEGANVPVYVLEYLLGMYCASDDEATIQNGLAMVKRVLAENYVRPDEAEKIKSRIRESGTFKVIDKVTVKLNEKRDVYEALLSNLGVKNAEVSDAFVRQFEKLLAGGIWCIVTLNYHFEENQRGSPFTVTDLKPIQMPNMDLAGLFEGRKAFTEDEWIDALIRSTGMEPTCFKARVKWHLLARMIPLVENNYNFCELGPRGTGKSHIYKEISPNSILVSGGQTTVANLFYNMSARKVGLVGLWDTVAFDEVAGINFKDHDGVQIMKDYMASGSFSRGRESINASASMVFVGNINQSVESLVKTSHLLAPFPEAMIDSAFFDRFHAYVPGWEIPKMRPEFFTNQYGLIVDYLAEYLREMRKRSFADAIDKWFKLGNNLNQRDTIAVRRTVSGLLKLTCPHGEYDKESVRRCLEYALETRRRVKEQLKKIGGMEFYDVHFSYIDLEDGQERFITVPEQSGGALIAEGRLQPGTLHTISMGDSEMPGTYRIEIQTIAGSGKASLSGAVPRDAVRVAFDYFKANASRISASIKPGEHDFHLHLVELQNTGSPVALTLASFIALCSAALAKPIQTQMVVLGDMSLGGTVVQVRNLAETMQVAFDAGAKRILLPMSSVIDIATVPGELFAKFQTSFYSDPVDAVFKALGVE, encoded by the coding sequence ATGACCACTGAAGTAACCGACAATCGCAGTCTCGATACGCTGCTCAACACCCACTTCACCGGTAAGGTGGTCCGCAAGGATCTGACCAAGTTGATCAAGGAAGGGGCGAACGTTCCGGTGTACGTGCTCGAGTACCTGCTGGGCATGTATTGCGCATCGGACGACGAGGCCACGATCCAGAACGGTCTGGCGATGGTCAAGCGTGTGCTGGCCGAAAACTACGTGCGGCCGGACGAGGCGGAGAAGATCAAGTCGAGGATTCGCGAGTCGGGCACCTTCAAGGTGATCGACAAGGTGACGGTCAAGCTCAACGAGAAGCGCGATGTCTACGAGGCGCTGCTTTCAAACCTCGGGGTGAAGAATGCCGAGGTGTCGGACGCGTTTGTACGCCAGTTCGAGAAGCTGCTGGCTGGGGGCATCTGGTGCATCGTGACGCTCAACTACCACTTCGAGGAGAACCAGCGCGGATCTCCTTTTACGGTGACGGACCTGAAGCCGATCCAGATGCCCAATATGGATCTTGCCGGCTTGTTCGAGGGACGGAAGGCATTTACCGAGGATGAGTGGATCGATGCCTTGATCCGTTCGACCGGCATGGAGCCGACCTGCTTCAAGGCGAGAGTGAAGTGGCACCTGCTGGCACGGATGATTCCGCTGGTAGAGAACAACTACAATTTCTGCGAGCTCGGACCCCGTGGTACCGGCAAGAGCCACATCTACAAGGAGATCAGCCCGAACAGCATTCTGGTGTCGGGCGGTCAGACCACGGTTGCGAACCTGTTCTACAACATGAGTGCGCGCAAGGTCGGGCTTGTCGGTTTGTGGGATACGGTGGCCTTTGATGAGGTGGCGGGGATCAACTTCAAGGACCATGACGGTGTTCAGATCATGAAGGACTACATGGCTTCGGGCTCTTTCAGCCGGGGCAGGGAGTCGATCAACGCCAGTGCATCGATGGTCTTTGTGGGCAACATCAATCAGAGCGTCGAGTCTCTGGTGAAAACCTCGCATCTGCTCGCGCCCTTCCCTGAAGCGATGATCGATTCGGCCTTTTTCGACCGCTTTCATGCCTATGTACCGGGTTGGGAGATTCCGAAGATGCGCCCGGAGTTTTTCACCAATCAGTACGGCTTGATCGTCGATTATCTGGCCGAGTACCTGCGCGAGATGCGCAAGCGCAGCTTCGCCGATGCCATCGACAAGTGGTTCAAGCTGGGCAACAACCTCAACCAGCGCGACACGATTGCGGTGCGACGGACGGTGTCGGGTTTGCTGAAGCTGACCTGCCCACATGGTGAGTACGACAAGGAGTCGGTGAGGCGCTGCCTCGAATACGCACTGGAAACACGAAGGCGGGTGAAGGAGCAGCTGAAAAAGATCGGCGGCATGGAGTTCTATGACGTCCATTTCAGCTACATCGATCTTGAGGATGGGCAGGAGCGATTCATCACCGTACCAGAGCAATCGGGCGGCGCGCTGATTGCCGAAGGGCGCCTGCAGCCGGGCACGCTGCACACGATCAGCATGGGCGACTCTGAAATGCCCGGCACCTACCGGATCGAGATCCAGACCATCGCCGGTAGCGGTAAAGCGTCGCTGTCGGGCGCTGTGCCAAGGGATGCGGTCAGGGTTGCGTTTGACTACTTCAAGGCCAACGCCAGCCGGATCAGCGCTTCGATAAAACCGGGCGAGCACGACTTCCATCTGCATCTTGTGGAGCTGCAGAACACAGGCAGCCCCGTCGCGCTCACCTTGGCGAGTTTCATCGCCCTGTGTTCCGCAGCATTGGCAAAGCCCATTCAGACCCAGATGGTTGTTCTGGGTGACATGAGCCTTGGGGGAACGGTGGTGCAGGTCCGAAATCTTGCCGAAACCATGCAGGTCGCGTTCGACGCCGGGGCCAAACGAATCCTGCTGCCGATGTCGAGCGTCATCGACATCGCGACGGTGCCAGGGGAGCTGTTCGCGAAGTTTCAGACGAGCTTTTACTCAGACCCCGTGGATGCCGTGTTCAAGGCGCTTGGGGTGGAGTGA
- a CDS encoding phage integrase SAM-like domain-containing protein, translating to MVEATSTQTAPTSKSLKTDSDFFDAWFRIDREREEGTVREMRNAIRDFRTVTKTPIAALTRLDISSYRDNLLNRRLARATVAKRVGFISTLLQVAYDAGMLPQNVARGLKIPRAKVPTLVRRSFTTEELRRVFSSAVYSRDFRPIAGAGEACVWMPMVALVTVDS from the coding sequence TTGGTCGAAGCCACTTCGACGCAAACTGCGCCGACATCCAAAAGTCTCAAGACTGATTCAGACTTTTTCGACGCTTGGTTCCGAATCGACCGCGAGCGCGAAGAGGGCACTGTGCGAGAGATGCGAAATGCTATTCGCGATTTCCGTACCGTCACCAAGACGCCCATCGCCGCGCTGACTCGGCTTGATATCAGCAGCTACCGCGACAATCTGCTAAACCGCCGACTTGCTCGAGCCACCGTTGCTAAGCGAGTCGGTTTCATTTCGACCTTGCTGCAAGTTGCCTACGATGCGGGCATGCTTCCCCAGAATGTCGCTCGGGGTCTCAAAATTCCGCGAGCCAAGGTTCCAACCCTTGTGCGACGGAGCTTCACAACTGAAGAGTTGAGACGAGTGTTCTCGTCTGCGGTTTACTCACGTGACTTCCGCCCCATTGCGGGAGCGGGCGAAGCGTGTGTGTGGATGCCGATGGTTGCGCTAGTCACCGTCGATAGCTGA
- a CDS encoding DUF6538 domain-containing protein, with translation MNYLTFHHQSYYFQLRVPLALQPQYGSVVRENLQTTDPAVAKAIALRLASEWFGTFKLRVPALARTSNRLP, from the coding sequence ATGAACTACCTCACGTTTCACCATCAGTCTTACTATTTCCAGCTTCGCGTTCCTCTCGCGCTCCAACCGCAGTACGGCTCGGTCGTGCGCGAAAATCTTCAAACGACAGACCCGGCAGTAGCCAAGGCGATTGCTCTGCGTTTAGCGAGCGAGTGGTTTGGCACTTTCAAGCTGCGCGTGCCAGCGTTAGCGCGGACTTCAAACCGATTACCGTAG
- a CDS encoding HD-GYP domain-containing protein translates to MIKLNLHDAILALTNSLDYVGVDAMQHGKRVGHMASLVAHTLGWSEARCRHVLHAGMLHDYGVSRVREDRRLNDSLEWDGAEAHCVRGAAYLEACPALSGFSDIVRYHHSNWSELADVEGLAPDTALEANLICLVDRADVLLAPYLSGGHLHNNIIWESHQIVERLKPLSGHQFAPVLVEAFARTAASEAFWLSMEPGYLDEELSSRCKQAQPAVVAVQDLRELAGLMARVIDAKSHYTDDHSRRVAAISRHLAAAMGRRGDDLVMIEIAGLLHDVGKLRVPEDIIEKPGALTRDEHAYIARHSYDTYRILMQIFPQTPIPRWAGAHHENLLGEGYPFKRDASQIELESRILSVADIFQALLQDRPYRPRLTLDEVILCMTSMVVEGRLDGEVLAVLIREREACLRLASSEAPLPSF, encoded by the coding sequence ATGATTAAGCTGAATCTCCACGATGCGATTCTGGCCCTGACAAACTCACTTGATTACGTGGGTGTAGACGCGATGCAGCACGGCAAGCGTGTTGGCCATATGGCTTCTCTCGTCGCTCACACGCTGGGATGGTCAGAGGCGCGCTGCAGGCACGTGTTGCATGCCGGCATGCTTCATGACTACGGCGTGTCGCGCGTCAGGGAAGACCGCCGTCTCAATGATTCTCTGGAGTGGGACGGCGCCGAGGCGCATTGCGTGCGGGGCGCGGCTTACCTTGAGGCGTGTCCTGCGCTGTCCGGATTTTCGGACATCGTTCGATACCACCACAGCAACTGGAGCGAGCTGGCCGATGTGGAGGGGCTGGCGCCCGACACTGCGCTGGAGGCCAACCTGATCTGTCTGGTCGATCGCGCGGATGTGCTGCTTGCGCCTTATCTGAGCGGCGGCCACCTGCACAACAACATCATCTGGGAGAGCCACCAGATCGTGGAGCGTCTCAAGCCGCTGTCGGGGCATCAGTTTGCGCCTGTGCTGGTGGAGGCGTTTGCGCGCACGGCGGCGTCTGAGGCGTTCTGGTTGTCGATGGAGCCCGGATATCTCGACGAAGAGCTGTCGTCGCGGTGCAAACAGGCGCAGCCGGCCGTGGTCGCAGTGCAGGATCTGCGTGAGTTGGCGGGGCTGATGGCGCGGGTGATCGACGCCAAGAGCCATTACACCGATGATCATTCGCGCCGGGTTGCAGCGATCAGCCGCCACCTCGCAGCGGCCATGGGGCGTCGCGGTGACGATCTCGTGATGATCGAGATTGCTGGTTTGCTGCATGACGTCGGAAAGCTGCGCGTGCCTGAGGACATCATCGAGAAGCCCGGTGCGCTGACCCGTGACGAGCACGCCTACATTGCCCGTCACAGCTACGACACTTACCGCATCCTGATGCAGATTTTTCCGCAGACGCCTATTCCGCGGTGGGCCGGTGCACACCACGAAAATCTGCTTGGAGAGGGCTACCCGTTCAAGCGTGACGCCAGTCAGATTGAGCTCGAGTCCAGAATTCTGTCTGTCGCCGACATCTTTCAGGCATTGCTGCAGGATCGGCCGTATCGTCCGCGACTTACGCTGGACGAGGTGATTCTGTGCATGACCTCGATGGTGGTCGAGGGGCGGCTGGACGGCGAGGTACTGGCGGTGCTTATTCGCGAGCGGGAGGCCTGCCTGAGGCTGGCCTCGTCCGAGGCTCCGCTGCCTTCTTTCTGA
- a CDS encoding Hpt domain-containing protein yields the protein MPHRSSKFKHFSPKAMLEDLMDSPEVVQNVLTYFISWQNDVAKELRSAADPADTHRLQRIAHSLRGTLAQLHADTGAQLASALELTCKQATSVPPSLPNDLHDELVAVANEASIYLQASKH from the coding sequence ATGCCCCATCGTTCCAGCAAGTTCAAACACTTCAGCCCCAAGGCCATGCTCGAGGACTTGATGGACAGCCCGGAAGTGGTGCAAAACGTCCTGACCTACTTCATCTCCTGGCAGAACGACGTTGCCAAGGAACTGCGCTCGGCGGCAGACCCGGCTGACACGCATCGCCTGCAGCGGATCGCGCACTCGCTCCGCGGTACGCTGGCGCAGCTTCACGCAGACACCGGCGCGCAACTTGCCAGCGCGCTCGAACTCACCTGCAAGCAGGCCACCTCGGTACCCCCCAGCCTGCCCAACGATCTGCACGACGAACTCGTCGCTGTCGCAAACGAAGCGAGCATCTACCTGCAAGCAAGCAAGCACTAG
- a CDS encoding response regulator, with protein sequence MSALAFIVDDNTINRKLASALLKRLGWSTEEFDGAEPMLARLTTVRPVTMLLDISMPGVSGLSACERIRGNPDWSDLHIVAYTAHAMPHERDRFLNAGFDDILIKPVNLTTMTQAVGSADTPRALRA encoded by the coding sequence ATGAGCGCCCTCGCCTTCATCGTCGACGACAACACCATCAACAGAAAACTGGCGAGCGCGCTACTCAAGCGCCTTGGGTGGTCGACCGAGGAGTTCGACGGCGCAGAGCCGATGCTGGCGCGCCTCACCACGGTTCGCCCGGTCACCATGCTGCTCGACATTTCCATGCCTGGCGTCAGCGGCCTCAGCGCCTGCGAGCGCATCCGGGGCAATCCAGACTGGTCGGACCTGCATATCGTCGCCTACACCGCGCACGCCATGCCGCACGAACGCGATCGTTTCCTGAATGCGGGCTTCGACGACATCCTGATCAAACCCGTCAACCTCACCACGATGACGCAGGCCGTCGGCAGCGCCGACACCCCGCGTGCCCTTCGAGCCTGA
- a CDS encoding sensor histidine kinase has protein sequence MNEWLARFSLRAKLIGLFVAIKVIPLLLLAWFAWTAARDLGQSVTDGAESMADAMRDTQQRTARTAIDDSIAALDDRSREAIETLTTNTARVVARFLYDRDKDVLRAASLPTQSDEYRRFITTHVREFEGHGPYRPTADGRAWEPSEQITRAPTQVRAPLPDNATNFHYREPEITGRMRTRPLFLEITFIGLDGKEQLKAVADTATDLLTTELRDVSRREHTFLRAETYWRELQALKPGEIHVSDVVGEQVRTDWIGPYTPEVAARKGQAFAPEHSGYAGLENPVGKRFRGLIRWATPVERDGQIIGYVTLALDHAHLMAFTDSLRPTPERRSTIADPASGNYAFMWDHLGRSISHPRDYFIAGHDALTGERPAPWLDTELYAQWEQSGLPWEAFAADIPPYRDQRISREPHPESTATGLVALDCRYLNFSPQCSGWNDLTAHGGSGSFVIVFSGLQKLTTAAAIPYYTGRFGNSPRGFGFITIGANVEDFHRAATASAERIGAMTAESDGIMALQRDSLMSEIRTSLQRTAAGLSLSTALMIVAVVLIAIWMANLLSSRITRVVAGIRRFREGDLAHRLDVRGHDEMAQLAQSFNQMADAVQASFTRLDEARKTAEQANRMKSEFIAGMSHELRTPLNGIIGFADLLSIELRDDEQRSHAELIRDSGHQLLERLNDVLDLATIEAGRLEMRPEHIDFCELLRSVISLHAMSAAAKGLSLHAELPQQCSIKADPLRLRQVVNNLLSNAIKFTPSGDVWLTLENTPDWITLSIRDSGIGIPPGDLESIFEPFQRTENFLTRTQSGTGLGLSLAKKVVRLMGGRIEASSEEGVGSCFRTILPARASLNTDQETA, from the coding sequence ATGAATGAGTGGCTCGCGCGTTTCAGTCTTCGAGCCAAGCTGATCGGCCTCTTCGTCGCGATCAAAGTCATCCCGCTGCTGCTGCTTGCGTGGTTCGCCTGGACCGCCGCACGTGACCTTGGCCAGTCGGTCACCGACGGTGCGGAGAGCATGGCAGACGCGATGCGCGACACCCAGCAGCGCACAGCCCGGACCGCAATCGACGATTCAATCGCAGCCCTGGACGATCGCTCTCGCGAAGCAATCGAAACGCTCACAACCAATACCGCGCGCGTTGTCGCCCGCTTCCTCTACGATCGCGACAAGGATGTCCTGCGCGCAGCCAGCCTGCCGACACAGTCCGACGAATACCGCCGCTTCATCACGACCCATGTGCGCGAATTCGAGGGACACGGACCGTACCGGCCAACGGCGGACGGACGCGCGTGGGAGCCAAGCGAACAGATCACGCGCGCGCCCACGCAAGTCAGAGCGCCGCTCCCCGACAACGCCACGAACTTCCACTATCGTGAACCCGAGATCACCGGGCGCATGCGCACACGCCCCCTGTTCCTGGAGATCACTTTCATCGGCCTCGACGGCAAGGAACAACTGAAGGCCGTCGCAGACACCGCCACCGACCTGCTCACGACCGAACTGCGCGACGTCAGCAGGCGCGAGCACACCTTTCTCCGTGCCGAAACCTACTGGCGTGAACTGCAGGCACTGAAGCCCGGTGAGATCCATGTCTCGGACGTTGTCGGCGAGCAGGTTCGAACAGACTGGATCGGCCCCTACACGCCTGAAGTGGCTGCTCGGAAAGGGCAGGCATTCGCACCGGAGCACTCCGGCTATGCCGGCCTCGAGAACCCGGTCGGAAAACGATTTCGCGGCCTGATCCGGTGGGCGACGCCGGTGGAGCGGGACGGACAGATCATCGGCTATGTCACCCTCGCCCTCGACCATGCGCACCTGATGGCGTTCACCGACTCGCTGCGCCCTACCCCAGAGCGCAGATCAACGATTGCCGACCCGGCATCGGGTAACTACGCCTTCATGTGGGACCACCTGGGCCGCAGCATTTCGCACCCACGTGACTACTTCATCGCCGGCCACGACGCCCTGACCGGCGAGCGGCCCGCGCCATGGCTCGACACCGAGCTCTACGCGCAGTGGGAACAGAGCGGTCTGCCATGGGAAGCATTCGCAGCCGACATTCCCCCCTACCGCGACCAGCGCATCAGCCGCGAACCCCACCCGGAATCCACGGCCACTGGGCTCGTTGCGCTGGACTGCCGCTATCTGAACTTCTCGCCACAGTGTTCGGGCTGGAACGATCTCACTGCGCACGGCGGATCGGGCTCTTTCGTCATCGTTTTCAGCGGCTTGCAGAAGCTCACGACCGCAGCCGCCATCCCCTATTACACGGGGCGTTTCGGCAACTCGCCGCGCGGCTTTGGGTTCATCACCATCGGCGCCAATGTCGAGGACTTCCACCGCGCCGCCACCGCATCCGCCGAACGTATCGGTGCGATGACCGCCGAATCCGACGGCATCATGGCGCTGCAGCGCGACAGCCTGATGAGCGAGATCCGGACCAGTCTGCAGCGCACGGCGGCTGGCCTGTCGCTGTCGACCGCCCTGATGATCGTGGCGGTCGTGCTGATCGCAATCTGGATGGCCAACCTGCTGTCGAGCCGCATCACCCGCGTGGTGGCCGGAATCCGGCGCTTTCGCGAGGGGGATCTTGCACATCGGCTGGACGTTCGAGGACACGACGAGATGGCCCAGCTTGCACAGTCGTTCAACCAGATGGCCGATGCCGTTCAGGCCTCATTCACCCGTCTCGACGAAGCCCGCAAGACTGCAGAGCAGGCAAACAGGATGAAATCCGAATTCATCGCCGGCATGTCGCACGAGCTGCGCACGCCACTCAACGGCATCATCGGATTTGCGGATCTTCTAAGCATCGAACTGCGGGACGACGAGCAGCGCAGCCACGCCGAACTCATCCGCGACAGCGGCCATCAACTGCTCGAGCGCCTTAATGACGTGCTCGACCTGGCGACGATCGAGGCCGGGCGCCTTGAGATGCGGCCCGAACACATCGACTTCTGCGAACTCCTGCGCAGCGTGATCTCGCTGCATGCGATGAGCGCGGCAGCCAAAGGCCTGAGCCTGCATGCCGAACTGCCCCAGCAGTGCTCGATCAAGGCCGACCCGCTGAGGCTGCGTCAGGTGGTGAACAACCTGCTGTCGAACGCCATCAAGTTCACGCCATCTGGCGATGTATGGCTCACCCTCGAAAACACGCCGGACTGGATCACCCTCAGCATCCGCGACAGCGGTATCGGCATCCCTCCTGGCGACCTCGAAAGTATCTTCGAGCCTTTCCAGCGAACGGAAAACTTCCTCACTCGCACACAGTCCGGAACCGGCCTTGGCCTGTCGCTGGCAAAGAAAGTCGTCAGGCTGATGGGCGGACGTATTGAGGCAAGCTCGGAAGAAGGCGTAGGATCATGCTTTCGAACAATCCTTCCAGCGCGCGCAAGCCTGAATACTGACCAGGAAACAGCATGA
- a CDS encoding response regulator has translation MQANDSTGCSLGHAEKLTHNVIFSWRQAQITAIFDVDSSYWQLTTMASADNPSEFISTAQAARQLGLSLGAVQQMVEHGKLVAWKTAGGHRRIRQDSVDALLSNATPQPAAPTLAARPHGENLSIMVLEDDLLLQTVYRETMAKWGLPLQIQMFGNGLDALLEVGRCMPDLLIADLRMSGLDGFQMIRRLRDNPATQDLPIVVVSVLSPEEIAAEGGLPDDVTVYGKPVPFRELHGYVQAQIARIRRQRNLRPGISQPLV, from the coding sequence TTGCAGGCTAATGACAGCACGGGATGCAGCCTCGGCCATGCCGAAAAACTCACGCACAATGTCATATTTTCTTGGCGCCAAGCACAAATAACTGCTATTTTTGACGTTGACTCCAGTTATTGGCAATTAACGACTATGGCTTCAGCCGACAATCCTTCAGAGTTCATCAGCACGGCCCAGGCTGCGCGTCAACTCGGCCTGTCGCTGGGGGCTGTCCAACAGATGGTGGAGCACGGCAAACTGGTCGCATGGAAGACCGCCGGAGGTCACCGCCGCATCAGGCAGGACTCGGTCGATGCGCTGCTTTCAAATGCAACGCCCCAGCCTGCAGCGCCAACCCTGGCCGCCCGCCCCCACGGCGAAAACCTGAGCATCATGGTGCTGGAAGACGACCTCCTGCTGCAGACCGTCTACCGCGAAACGATGGCAAAGTGGGGCCTCCCACTCCAGATTCAGATGTTCGGCAACGGGCTCGACGCACTGCTCGAAGTCGGGCGTTGCATGCCGGATCTGCTGATTGCCGACCTGAGGATGAGCGGCCTGGACGGGTTCCAGATGATTCGTCGCCTGCGCGACAATCCGGCGACCCAGGACCTGCCCATTGTGGTCGTTTCGGTGCTGTCACCTGAAGAGATCGCAGCCGAAGGCGGACTGCCAGACGATGTCACCGTGTACGGAAAGCCGGTTCCCTTCCGCGAACTGCACGGCTACGTTCAGGCTCAAATTGCACGCATTCGCCGGCAGCGCAACCTTCGGCCCGGAATCAGCCAGCCGCTCGTCTGA
- a CDS encoding Hpt domain-containing protein, with the protein MDENARFEPILDLPALDELHQLLGADLCDIAAQLLAQLPAQFDDVCAASAAGDFVALRSAAHSIKGSVGNMGGVALSRAAAALEKAALQHDAALVARLMEQIRSLLPETLVAFKAFVRERCED; encoded by the coding sequence ATGGACGAGAACGCGCGTTTTGAGCCGATACTGGACCTGCCTGCTCTCGATGAGCTTCATCAATTGCTGGGGGCTGACCTCTGCGACATCGCCGCGCAGTTGCTCGCGCAATTGCCCGCTCAGTTCGATGATGTGTGCGCGGCGTCGGCAGCGGGCGATTTCGTTGCGTTGCGAAGCGCTGCGCACAGCATCAAGGGGAGCGTGGGCAACATGGGCGGTGTGGCCCTTTCAAGGGCTGCCGCAGCGCTTGAGAAGGCCGCGCTTCAGCACGACGCCGCGCTTGTGGCGCGGCTGATGGAGCAGATCCGCTCGCTGCTGCCGGAAACCCTTGTTGCATTCAAAGCCTTCGTTCGAGAACGCTGTGAGGATTGA
- a CDS encoding putative bifunctional diguanylate cyclase/phosphodiesterase yields MNEPTKTRLLVVEDDPVTRGLLRSVLSKQGYDIVEAADGAAGVAAFAESRPALVLLDVMMPVMDGHEACRRIRELDGDEGTPVIILTAAEDIDAIDTAFNAGATDFIIKPISWPLLTQRLRYALRGGRLAREVRQNRLRQSSATRIAGLGFWEWDPRDDELAWSERAPELLGTKECAPETIDALIRIIAPEDRERCRNAFDAIRRGEGRLDIEFRLQADKTERIIRVIGERGVEGSDSNRLFGAFQNITDSRRAEALVDYLAMHDDLTGLGNRRLFSHKLEAELDEVRGSHDGVLLVSWIDLARFHRHNDALGEAAGNRLLVQVAQRLKKVELLGGEVARVGGDEFAVLLRGASEDEVRHRLEQILETLEYPMHVDGQEAFLSLTAGIALYPVHGHDVEQLINLAQEAQRAARHQGKTVEMASQQASHSALAALDIERALRRALEKDEFHLVYQPQMDLRVGKIVGAEALLRWQHPERGLMSPVEFIPVLEEIGLISAVGQWVLKEGCRQAQQWDEAGLGIRVGINLSARQFLDPALFDVITGACEHAGASPKLIELEITESLAMQDPEHSIDLLRRLRETGFRIAIDDFGIGYSSLEYLLRFPLDTIKIDRAFVSQITDARADRAIVRAITAIAQTLGLSTIAEGIETLRQCDFIEALGVSEIQGYLIGKPMTPADFEHLVRTFQRPA; encoded by the coding sequence ATGAACGAACCGACTAAAACAAGATTACTGGTCGTTGAAGACGACCCGGTGACCCGCGGTCTGCTGCGCAGCGTGCTGAGCAAACAGGGTTACGACATCGTCGAGGCCGCCGATGGCGCAGCGGGCGTTGCTGCATTCGCCGAGAGCCGGCCGGCGCTGGTGCTGCTCGACGTCATGATGCCGGTCATGGACGGACACGAAGCCTGTCGTCGCATTCGCGAGCTCGACGGTGACGAGGGCACGCCGGTCATCATCCTTACCGCAGCTGAAGATATCGATGCCATCGACACCGCGTTCAACGCCGGTGCCACAGACTTCATCATCAAGCCCATCAGCTGGCCCCTGCTGACCCAGCGCCTGCGCTATGCGCTGCGTGGCGGCCGACTGGCTCGCGAGGTCAGACAGAACCGCCTGCGTCAGTCCTCGGCCACCCGGATTGCGGGCCTGGGCTTCTGGGAATGGGATCCGCGCGACGATGAGCTCGCCTGGTCCGAACGCGCGCCCGAACTGCTCGGCACGAAGGAATGCGCGCCCGAAACCATCGATGCGCTGATCAGGATCATCGCCCCCGAGGACCGCGAGCGCTGCCGCAATGCCTTCGATGCCATCCGCCGCGGCGAAGGCCGCCTCGACATCGAGTTCCGCCTGCAGGCCGACAAGACCGAACGCATCATTCGCGTGATCGGCGAACGCGGCGTCGAGGGCAGTGATTCGAACCGCCTGTTCGGTGCATTCCAGAACATTACCGACAGTCGCCGCGCCGAAGCTCTCGTGGACTATCTTGCGATGCACGACGACCTCACCGGACTCGGGAACCGGCGCCTGTTCAGCCACAAGCTCGAGGCCGAACTCGACGAAGTCCGGGGCAGCCACGACGGCGTGCTGCTGGTGTCGTGGATCGATCTCGCACGCTTCCACCGCCACAACGATGCGCTTGGCGAGGCAGCGGGCAATCGCCTGCTGGTTCAGGTCGCCCAGCGCCTGAAAAAGGTCGAACTTCTGGGCGGCGAAGTGGCACGCGTCGGGGGCGACGAGTTCGCGGTGCTGCTGCGGGGCGCAAGCGAAGACGAGGTGCGCCACCGGCTTGAGCAGATCCTCGAAACGCTTGAGTATCCGATGCATGTGGACGGGCAGGAGGCCTTTCTGTCACTGACCGCCGGCATCGCCCTCTACCCGGTGCACGGCCACGATGTCGAACAGCTGATCAACCTCGCACAGGAGGCCCAGCGCGCGGCCCGTCATCAGGGCAAAACCGTCGAAATGGCCAGCCAGCAGGCTTCGCACAGCGCGCTTGCCGCACTTGATATCGAGCGCGCACTGCGCCGTGCGCTCGAAAAGGATGAGTTTCATCTCGTCTATCAGCCGCAGATGGATCTGCGTGTCGGAAAGATCGTGGGCGCAGAGGCACTGCTGCGCTGGCAACACCCCGAGCGCGGTCTGATGTCGCCGGTGGAATTCATTCCGGTGCTCGAGGAGATCGGCCTGATTTCAGCCGTGGGTCAGTGGGTGCTCAAGGAAGGCTGTCGCCAGGCGCAGCAGTGGGACGAGGCCGGGCTCGGGATTCGAGTCGGCATCAACCTGTCGGCGCGTCAATTTCTCGATCCGGCGCTGTTCGACGTCATCACCGGTGCCTGCGAACATGCGGGCGCCAGCCCCAAACTCATCGAACTCGAAATCACCGAAAGCCTCGCGATGCAGGACCCAGAGCACTCGATCGACCTGTTGCGTCGGCTGCGTGAAACCGGATTCAGGATTGCCATCGACGATTTCGGCATCGGCTACTCCTCGCTCGAGTATCTGCTCCGCTTTCCGCTCGACACCATCAAGATCGACCGCGCCTTCGTCTCCCAGATCACCGACGCGCGTGCCGACCGTGCCATCGTGCGCGCCATCACGGCCATTGCGCAGACGCTCGGGCTGTCCACCATTGCAGAGGGCATCGAGACCCTGCGCCAGTGCGACTTCATCGAAGCGCTCGGCGTCAGCGAGATACAGGGCTACCTGATCGGAAAGCCGATGACGCCCGCCGACTTTGAACACCTCGTACGCACTTTCCAGCGCCCAGCCTGA